One Brassica napus cultivar Da-Ae chromosome C4, Da-Ae, whole genome shotgun sequence genomic region harbors:
- the LOC106395371 gene encoding polyamine-modulated factor 1-binding protein 1: MSWLRSAVHKAVEVGGQNPITRTVRGYAGSVVLTAGNAVSGGAKLIQDRIGSRNVKSFSLAVKRLEEVSVSSRGGERVQLLRRWLVALREIERMTSSENVEDQNQPSSEEAKDSPKTITTVYYVDPGLPGEPMTFRDVFLHSEALEGMVLSMILEAPNEEEVQLLLELFGLCLSGEKEVHEAVIQNVQELAIVFSKYKDEVLAKREELLQYVQSAIGGLKISADLARIDIESHALMEKLDKTKVKVLEQASNEDSSKTAGTNAASTEALREILEQVRTFSKLEALLLKKKSLRNGDSLQLHSEKVDKLKVLSESLLSSTSKAEDRIVDHRSQKEEALSFRLSKTTEVSQQEKDVEAELKKLEILKDDLETELQRVNTSITSVRARLRNAREEREQFDNASNEILLHLKSKEDELTRSICSCRVEADVVNKWIKFLEDTWIIQSKFDQQKEMQVSGEMERYGDHFIDLIVQLLSFYKEQLDPSIPKIRSVIENLEPNKGLDAEKKIDDKDAKPIDSRKQLEKEYLDLEAKFVTTLSVVDAMKKPFYSQTEGISRKDDKRVKELFEALDKTKEEFESIERPLLDIESPARTSSSSRSPSLKTTLDTPLSDTVPKKLADVDTPDSKKGSSEKEDLAKNQLELELDDGEELLADEINDWEFDALDDTHLKNQ; this comes from the exons ACCGTTCGCGGTTACGCCGGTTCCGTCGTCCTCACCGCCGGCAATGCCGTCTCCGGAGGCGCCAAACTGATCCAGGATCGCATC GGATCGAGGAACGTCAAGAGCTTTAGCCTCGCGGTGAAGAGATTAGAAGAGGTCTCGGTTTCGTCCCGAGGTGGCGAGAGAGTGCAGTTGTTGAGAAGGTGGCTTGTCGCTCTTAGAGAGATCGAGAGGATGACGTCGTCAGAGAATGTAGAAGATCAGAACCAACCTAGTTCCGAAGAAGCCAAAGATTCTCCCAAAACTATTACCACC GTTTACTACGTTGATCCTGGTCTTCCCGGTGAGCCAATGACTTTTAGAGATGTGTTTCTTCACAGCGAGGCCCTTGAAGGAATGGTACTATCTATG attcTGGAAGCACCAAACGAAGAAGAAGTCCAGCTGCTTCTggaactgtttgg GCTCTGTTTGTCAGGAGAGAAGGAAGTTCACGAAGCAGTGATTCAAAATGTGCAGGAGTTAGCTATTGTGTTTTCCAAATACAAGGATGAAGTTTTG gCAAAGCGTGAGGAACTTCTTCAATATGTCCAAAGTGCAATTGGAGGGCTAAAAATCAGCGCTGATCTTGCAAG AATAGATATCGAATCCCATGCTCTGATGGAGAAACTTGATAAGACGAAGGTCAAGGTTCTAGAGCAGGCTTCAAATGAGGATAGTTCAAAAACCGCTGGAACCAATGCTGCATCAACCGAG GCTCTCCGAGAAATTCTTGAGCAAGTTCGCACTTTTTCGAAGCTAGAAGCACTCTTGCTGAAGAAAAAATCACTGAGAAATGGCGATTCCCTTCAACTGCACAGTGAGAAG GTTGATAAACTCAAAGTTCTGTCAGAATCTTTACTCAGTTCTACCTCTAAAGCTGAAGACAGAATCGTGGACCATAG AAGTCAGAAAGAAGAAGCTCTTAGTTTCCGACTTTCCAAAACTACTGAAGTCAGCCAGCAGGAGAAG GATGTAGAGGCAGAACTAAAAAAACTTGAGATTTTGAAGGATGATCTTGAAACTGAGCTGCAAAGG GTCAACACCTCAATAACATCAGTCCGGGCTCGCCTTCGCAATGCtagagaagaaagagagcagTTTGATAATGCAAGCAATGAAATTCTTTTGCACCTGAAGTCAAAG GAAGACGAGCTAACTCGTTCGATATGTTCATGCCGAGTAGAGGCGGATGTTGTAAATAAGTGGATCAAATTTTTGGAAGATACCTGGATTATACAGTCTAAATTTGATCAACAAAAGGAAATGCAAGTGAG TGGGGAGATGGAGAGATATGGTGACCATTTCATCGACCTGATTGTTCAACTCCTCTCTTTCTACAAG GAACAGTTGGATCCTTCTATACCCAAGATCCGAAGCGTTATTGAAAATTTGGAACCAAATAAAGG GTTAGACGCAGAAAAAAAGATAGATGATAAGGATGCAAAGCCAATCGATTCTAGAAAACAGCTTGAGAAGGAGTATCTGGACCTAGAAGCCAAG TTTGTAACAACATTAAGTGTGGTGGATGCTATGAAAAAGCCATTCTATTCACAGACGGAAGGTATCTCCAG GAAAGACGATAAAAGAGTGAAAGAACTATTTGAGGCATTggacaaaacaaaagaagagttTGAGTCCATCGAACGCCCGCTTCTAGATATTGAATCTCCTGCAagaacatcttcttcttcacgcTCACCCTCTCTGAAAACGACGCTCGACACTCCGCTTTCGGACACAGTCCCGAAAAAACTTGCTGATGTTGATACTCCAGACAGTAAAAAGGGGTCTTCAGAGAAAGAAGACTTGGCGAAGAATCAGCTGGAGTTGGAACTGGACGATGGagaagagttattggcagatGAAATCAATGATTGGGAATTCGATGCTCTTGATGACACTCATCTCAAAAACCAATAG